In Spinacia oleracea cultivar Varoflay chromosome 5, BTI_SOV_V1, whole genome shotgun sequence, a single window of DNA contains:
- the LOC110792548 gene encoding uncharacterized protein, with protein sequence MKTVLPSFSLSPQIPPITPYPLQFSHHSLSSIPKNLNFLSPKPLFSRPITITKPLSSKSDKTHHSSPPSNTQEDGIPIDHVKTLVKFKSRYNYIRVLEVSRRADHPFRGSRLLLLDGPGNIHSISFLFRTLTDTYFDVFGTLPPIIPPGPIGVLGFGAGSAAKILLELYPQVVVHGWEIDPAVIDVGREYFGLSKLEKQYPERLFIYNGDALKASVRDRFSGILVDLFSEGSLIPELQDPLTWKRLKNSLRKGGRIMVNVGGSCVEAEDSRRDGKLIMKESLKAMYEVFPNQLYVLNLGNKKDDSSLALTGGFPDLIAWKKEGITWNSSVLVSIFRGHGYVNTTLGK encoded by the exons ATGAAAACAGTCCTCCCaagcttttctctctctcctcaaatccCTCCAATCACCCCTTACCCACTTCAATTCTCCcaccactctctctcctccattcccAAAAATctaaactttctctctcctaaacccCTCTTTTCCCGCCCAATTACAATCACAAAACCCTTATCCTCAAAATCCGACAAAACCCACCATTCATCTCCTCCTTCAAACACTCAAGAAGATGGAATCCCCATTGATCATGTCAAAACTCTCGTCAAATTCAAGTCTCGTTATAATTACATCAGGGTTCTAGAAGTTTCCAGAAGGGCCGACCACCCTTTTAGGGGCTCAAGACTCCTCCTTCTAGATGGTCCTGGAAACATCCATAGCATCAGTTTCCTGTTTAGAACACTaacagatacttactttgatgTTTTTGGGACATTACCCCCAATCATACCACCTGGCCCAATTGGGGTTCTTGGTTTTGGGGCAGGTTCAGCTGCAAAAATCTTATTGGAGTTGTACCCGCAAGTTGTAGTTCATGGTTGGGAGATTGATCCTGCTGTAATTGATGTTGGGAGGGAGTATTTCGGGCTTTCAAAGCTCGAAAAACAATACCCAGAAAGGCTTTTTATCTACAATGGTGATGCATTGAAGGCTAGTGTAAGAGATAGGTTTTCTGGGATATTGGTTGATTTGTTTAGTGAAGGGAGTTTGATACCTGAGCTTCAGGACCCTTTGACATGGAAAAGGTTGAAGAATAGCTTGAGGAAAGGTGGAAGGATTATGGTTAATGTGGGAGGAAGTTGTGTTGAGGCCGAGGATTCGAGGAGAGACGGGAAATTGATTATGAAGGAGTCTTTGAAGGCAATGTATGAGGTTTTCCCTAATCAATTGTATGTGTTGAACCTTGGGAATAAGAAAGATGATAGTTCACTTGCACTTACAGGTGGTTTTCCAGATTTGATTGCTTGGAAGAAG GAAGGAATCACTTGGAACAGTTCAGTATTAGTGTCAATTTTTCGCGGTCATGGATATGTTAATACAACCCTTGGCAAATGA